The following proteins are co-located in the Agromyces laixinhei genome:
- a CDS encoding error-prone DNA polymerase: MGWNNPGIPWSELERKLSDERRPGAPGAPKTIGDGGDSPAWSRKRHPYRPSAGLVAPTGPIVPYAELHAHSNFSFLDGASSPEQLVEEAQRLGLTGLAVTDHDGFYGIVHFAEAAESFPQLQTVFGAELSLGLQGPQNGFADPEGEHLLVLARREAGYHRLAGAITAGQLAGGEKGRPVYAIEELAERADGEWVVPTGCRKGAVRRALAEGGAHAAARELDRLTALFGRENVVVELFDHGHPFDQQANDVLAGLAEHAGLPLLATNAVHYATPPEHRLAAALAAVRARRSLDELDGWLPASDQLHLRSGAEMAARFARYPGAVARSVALADELAFTLRSARPKLPKQEVPAGHTPMSWLRVLVWQGAEELYPGVPQHVRERLERELDVIELKDFPGYFLIVHDIVAEARRRGILCQGRGSAANSAVCYALRITAVDSIGYRLPFERFLSALRDEEPDIDVDFDSDRREEIIQYVYAKYGRQNAAQVANVISYRPKVAVRDMAKALGYSTGQQDAWSRQVERWGAVVETDDHDIPDAVVELAGQVLTFPRHLGIHSGGMVLTDRPVGEVVPIEHARKEQRTVVQWDKDDCAWMGLVKFDLLGLGMLAALQYTFDLVRESTGEVWELASLPKEEAAVYDMLCRADSIGVFQVESRAQMGTLPRLKPRCFYDLVVEIALIRPGPVQGGAVHPYIRRRTGEEAVSYLHPKLEPVLERTLGVPLFQEQLMQMAVAVGDCSAADADLLRRAMGSKRGIEKIERLKAKLYTGMAGNCITGEVADSIYEKIEAFANFGFAESHALSFGLLVYASSWLKLHYPAAFLAALLRAQPMGFYSPQTLTADARRHGVEVLRPDILRSGVHAGLEAADDAGAGSGHDDGCRAPTGLATCADPVQPPVGPFDRREPDRGAEHRRDGAFAVRLGLAEVSSIGRAVAERLVAEREAHGPYRDMADVSRRGALDAAQLEALAAAGAFDGFGLERREALWMAGEAALDREEYLAGSVVVVQPPLLPMLSPAEQVVYDLWATGISPDDHPIRHVRERLDERGVIRIDLLQQAESGRRIEVGGVVTHRQRPATASGITFLNLEDESGTLNVIAGVGVWNRYRRIAREAPAMIVRGMLERSHEGVTNLVADRFEPLTVSAPHRSRDFR; the protein is encoded by the coding sequence ATGGGCTGGAACAATCCGGGCATCCCGTGGTCGGAACTCGAACGCAAGCTCTCCGACGAGCGCCGGCCGGGTGCGCCCGGCGCGCCGAAGACCATCGGCGACGGCGGCGACTCGCCCGCGTGGAGCCGGAAGCGCCATCCGTACCGCCCGTCGGCGGGACTCGTGGCCCCGACCGGGCCGATCGTGCCCTACGCCGAGCTGCACGCGCACTCGAACTTCAGCTTCCTCGACGGTGCGTCCTCGCCCGAACAGCTCGTCGAGGAGGCGCAGCGCCTCGGGCTCACCGGGCTCGCCGTCACCGACCACGACGGCTTCTACGGCATCGTGCACTTCGCCGAGGCCGCAGAGAGCTTTCCCCAACTGCAGACGGTCTTCGGCGCCGAACTCTCACTCGGACTGCAGGGCCCGCAGAACGGCTTCGCCGATCCCGAGGGCGAGCACCTCCTCGTGCTCGCCCGGCGCGAGGCGGGTTACCACCGGCTGGCCGGTGCGATCACCGCCGGCCAGCTCGCGGGCGGCGAGAAGGGGCGACCGGTGTACGCCATCGAAGAGCTCGCCGAACGGGCCGACGGCGAGTGGGTCGTGCCGACCGGGTGCCGCAAGGGCGCCGTGCGCCGTGCGCTCGCCGAGGGCGGGGCGCATGCGGCTGCACGGGAGCTCGACCGTCTCACGGCGCTCTTCGGCCGCGAGAACGTCGTCGTCGAGCTCTTCGACCACGGGCATCCGTTCGACCAGCAGGCGAACGACGTGCTCGCCGGGCTCGCCGAGCACGCCGGCCTGCCGCTCCTCGCAACGAACGCCGTGCATTACGCCACACCGCCCGAGCACCGTCTCGCCGCTGCCCTCGCCGCGGTGCGGGCCCGCCGCAGCCTCGACGAGCTCGACGGATGGTTGCCGGCATCCGATCAGCTGCATCTGCGCAGCGGTGCCGAGATGGCCGCCCGGTTCGCCCGCTACCCGGGCGCCGTCGCCCGCTCGGTGGCACTCGCCGATGAACTCGCCTTCACCCTGCGCAGCGCCCGCCCGAAGTTGCCCAAGCAAGAGGTGCCGGCGGGGCACACGCCGATGAGCTGGCTGCGGGTGCTCGTCTGGCAGGGGGCTGAGGAGCTCTACCCCGGCGTGCCGCAGCATGTGCGCGAACGACTCGAACGCGAGCTCGACGTCATCGAGCTGAAGGACTTCCCGGGCTACTTCCTGATCGTCCACGACATCGTGGCCGAGGCTCGGCGTCGCGGCATCCTGTGCCAGGGTCGTGGCTCGGCGGCGAACTCGGCGGTCTGCTACGCACTGCGCATCACCGCGGTCGACTCGATCGGATACCGGCTGCCCTTCGAGCGGTTCCTCTCGGCGCTGCGTGATGAGGAGCCCGATATCGATGTCGACTTCGACTCCGATCGCCGGGAGGAGATCATCCAGTACGTCTACGCGAAGTACGGCCGCCAGAATGCGGCGCAGGTCGCGAACGTCATCAGCTACCGGCCGAAGGTCGCGGTGCGCGACATGGCGAAGGCGCTCGGCTACTCCACCGGTCAGCAAGACGCCTGGTCGCGGCAGGTCGAGCGCTGGGGCGCCGTCGTCGAGACCGACGACCACGACATCCCCGACGCCGTCGTCGAGCTCGCTGGGCAGGTCCTCACCTTTCCGCGTCACCTCGGCATCCACTCGGGCGGCATGGTGCTCACCGATCGGCCCGTCGGCGAGGTGGTGCCGATCGAGCACGCTCGCAAAGAACAGCGCACCGTGGTGCAGTGGGACAAAGACGACTGCGCATGGATGGGTCTCGTGAAGTTCGACCTGCTCGGCCTCGGCATGCTCGCTGCCCTGCAGTACACCTTCGACCTCGTACGCGAGTCGACGGGCGAGGTGTGGGAACTCGCGAGCCTGCCGAAAGAGGAGGCGGCGGTCTACGACATGCTCTGCCGTGCCGACTCGATCGGCGTGTTCCAGGTCGAGAGCCGGGCGCAGATGGGCACGCTCCCCCGACTGAAGCCCCGGTGCTTCTACGACCTCGTCGTCGAGATCGCGCTCATCCGCCCCGGCCCGGTGCAGGGCGGTGCGGTGCATCCGTACATCCGCCGGCGCACCGGCGAAGAGGCCGTCAGCTACCTGCATCCGAAGCTCGAACCGGTGCTCGAACGCACGCTCGGCGTGCCGCTCTTCCAAGAACAGCTCATGCAGATGGCGGTCGCGGTCGGCGACTGCAGTGCCGCCGACGCCGATCTGCTGCGACGGGCAATGGGCTCCAAGCGCGGCATCGAGAAGATCGAGCGGCTGAAGGCGAAGCTCTACACGGGCATGGCCGGCAACTGCATCACGGGCGAAGTGGCCGACTCGATCTACGAGAAGATCGAGGCCTTCGCGAACTTCGGCTTCGCCGAGAGCCATGCACTCAGCTTCGGGCTGCTCGTCTATGCGAGCTCGTGGCTGAAACTGCACTACCCGGCGGCGTTCCTCGCGGCGCTGCTCCGTGCCCAGCCCATGGGGTTCTACTCGCCGCAGACGCTCACCGCCGATGCGCGGCGACATGGGGTGGAAGTACTGCGACCCGACATCCTGCGGTCGGGAGTGCACGCGGGCCTCGAGGCCGCAGACGACGCAGGTGCCGGCTCGGGCCACGATGACGGATGCCGCGCGCCCACCGGCCTCGCGACGTGCGCCGACCCCGTGCAACCGCCCGTCGGCCCCTTCGATCGCCGCGAACCCGACCGAGGGGCCGAGCATCGCCGTGACGGCGCGTTCGCGGTGCGGCTCGGGCTCGCCGAGGTCTCCTCCATCGGCCGGGCCGTCGCCGAACGACTCGTCGCCGAACGCGAGGCCCACGGGCCGTACCGCGACATGGCCGACGTCTCGCGCCGCGGAGCGCTCGATGCCGCCCAGCTCGAGGCGCTCGCCGCGGCGGGCGCGTTCGACGGCTTCGGGCTCGAACGGCGCGAGGCGCTCTGGATGGCGGGTGAGGCAGCGCTCGACCGCGAGGAGTACCTCGCGGGGTCGGTCGTGGTCGTGCAGCCGCCGCTGCTGCCGATGCTGAGCCCGGCCGAGCAGGTCGTCTACGACCTCTGGGCCACGGGCATCTCGCCCGACGACCACCCGATCCGGCATGTGCGCGAACGGCTCGACGAGCGCGGGGTCATCCGCATCGACCTGCTGCAGCAGGCGGAGTCGGGGCGGCGCATCGAAGTGGGCGGGGTGGTCACGCACCGGCAACGGCCCGCGACGGCGAGCGGCATCACCTTCCTCAACCTCGAAGACGAATCCGGCACGTTGAACGTCATTGCGGGCGTCGGGGTCTGGAACCGCTATCGCCGCATCGCTCGCGAGGCTCCGGCGATGATCGTGCGGGGCATGCTCGAACGCTCGCACGAGGGAGTCACCAATCTCGTCGCCGATCGATTCGAGCCCCTCACCGTGTCGGCGCCGCACCGATCGCGCGACTTCCGCTGA
- a CDS encoding VIT1/CCC1 transporter family protein, protein MNDVASAGTAADRARWRRYLADERAEAAVYRELAARRDGEERDILLALAAAEGRHEAHWFTLLGGDDDAVPRADVRTRLLGALARRFGSIFVLALAQRAEARSPYATDPDATAAMAADERIHGEVVRGLASRGRRRLAGTFRAAVFGANDGLVSNLALVLGIGATGVPAAVVLFTGLAGLLAGALSMGAGEYVSVRSQRELLEASAPDPSAREALPDLDIDANELALVYRARGMDERESVEHAALVVARVHAAEQVQAPTDALSVVEHDDEAVGTGLSAAISSFCFFASGALIPVLPYLFGMTGLPAILTATVLVGIALLATGAIVGLLSGASPLKRALRQLGIGLGAAAVTYLLGLAFGTTIVEN, encoded by the coding sequence ATGAACGACGTAGCTTCGGCGGGTACGGCCGCCGACCGGGCGAGATGGCGGCGATACCTCGCCGACGAACGTGCGGAAGCCGCCGTCTACCGCGAACTCGCCGCACGACGCGACGGCGAGGAGCGCGACATCCTCCTCGCCCTCGCTGCGGCAGAGGGCCGCCACGAAGCACATTGGTTCACGCTGCTCGGCGGCGATGACGATGCAGTGCCGCGTGCCGATGTGCGCACGCGTCTCCTCGGAGCGCTCGCCCGCCGCTTCGGCTCGATCTTCGTGCTCGCGCTCGCGCAGCGCGCCGAGGCGCGTTCTCCGTACGCCACCGACCCCGACGCAACGGCCGCCATGGCGGCCGACGAACGCATCCATGGCGAGGTGGTGCGCGGACTCGCCTCGCGCGGCCGCCGGCGACTCGCAGGCACCTTCCGCGCTGCGGTGTTCGGCGCAAACGACGGACTCGTCTCGAATCTCGCACTCGTACTCGGCATCGGCGCCACCGGCGTGCCCGCAGCGGTCGTGCTCTTCACCGGGCTCGCGGGCCTCCTCGCCGGCGCACTGTCGATGGGTGCGGGGGAGTACGTCTCGGTGCGGTCGCAGCGAGAGCTGCTCGAGGCATCCGCCCCCGACCCCTCTGCGCGCGAAGCGCTGCCCGACCTCGACATCGACGCCAACGAGCTCGCGCTCGTCTACCGGGCGCGCGGAATGGACGAGCGAGAGTCCGTCGAACACGCCGCCCTCGTCGTCGCACGGGTGCACGCCGCCGAACAGGTGCAGGCGCCGACCGATGCGCTGAGCGTGGTCGAGCACGACGACGAGGCCGTCGGCACCGGGCTCTCGGCTGCGATCTCGAGCTTCTGCTTCTTCGCCTCGGGCGCACTGATTCCCGTGCTGCCCTACCTCTTCGGCATGACCGGGCTTCCGGCGATCCTGACGGCCACGGTGCTCGTGGGCATCGCCCTGCTCGCCACCGGCGCGATCGTCGGCCTGCTCTCCGGCGCGTCGCCGCTGAAGCGTGCGCTTCGTCAGCTCGGCATCGGACTCGGCGCCGCAGCGGTCACCTACCTCCTCGGCCTCGCCTTCGGCACGACCATCGTCGAGAACTGA
- a CDS encoding DUF3097 domain-containing protein, translated as MPHDPLRNDPNDRYGGDVLAGDWKARGRRVIPTVEAERDLVVELADNGFCGAVVGIEKNIVVLEDRFGAKRMFPLGHGFLVDGEAVQLTAPKAEATSGRLRTASGSFAVESSPARVALPSRMFVEGRHDAELVEKVWGADLRIEGVVVEYLEGVDVLADALADFRPGPGRKAGVLVDHLVPRSKEQRIADAVMRGPHGANVLVVGHPFIDIWQGVKPARLGKAAWPVIPRGTEWKHGVCEAFGWPHAEQADIARAWQHILGRVRGYGDLEPALLGRVEELIDFVTAPTG; from the coding sequence ATGCCCCACGACCCCCTCCGCAACGACCCGAATGACCGATACGGCGGCGACGTGCTCGCCGGCGATTGGAAGGCGCGCGGGCGCCGGGTGATTCCCACGGTCGAGGCCGAACGCGACCTCGTCGTCGAGCTCGCGGACAACGGCTTCTGCGGCGCCGTGGTCGGCATCGAGAAGAACATCGTCGTACTCGAAGACCGCTTCGGCGCGAAGCGCATGTTCCCGCTCGGCCACGGCTTCCTGGTCGACGGCGAGGCGGTGCAGCTCACCGCTCCGAAGGCCGAGGCGACCAGCGGACGGTTGCGCACGGCGTCGGGGTCGTTCGCCGTGGAGTCCTCACCGGCGCGGGTCGCCCTGCCGAGCCGGATGTTCGTCGAGGGACGTCACGACGCCGAACTCGTCGAGAAGGTCTGGGGAGCCGACCTTCGGATCGAGGGCGTCGTCGTCGAGTACCTCGAGGGCGTCGACGTGCTCGCAGACGCGCTGGCCGACTTCCGCCCCGGCCCGGGGCGCAAGGCCGGAGTGCTCGTCGACCACCTCGTACCCCGGTCGAAGGAGCAGCGCATCGCCGACGCCGTCATGCGAGGCCCCCACGGCGCGAACGTGCTCGTCGTCGGGCACCCGTTCATCGACATCTGGCAGGGCGTGAAGCCGGCCCGCCTCGGCAAGGCGGCGTGGCCCGTGATCCCACGGGGCACGGAGTGGAAGCACGGAGTGTGCGAGGCCTTCGGCTGGCCGCACGCCGAACAGGCCGACATCGCGAGGGCCTGGCAGCACATCCTCGGGCGCGTGCGCGGGTACGGCGACCTCGAACCGGCACTGCTCGGCCGGGTCGAGGAGCTCATCGACTTCGTGACCGCACCGACCGGCTGA
- a CDS encoding trans-sulfuration enzyme family protein, producing MQTSSSHLETRAVHGGMTGVRESGSHVPVIDFSTTNPLGDVETGGASYEELATGHDLGEGSSAVYQRLWQPGVARFEESLAGLEGTEGAVAFASGMAALAATLIATASSGRPHVVAVRPLYGGTDHVLASGLLGTEVTWTDADGISAAIRPDTGLIVIETPANPTLELLDIRAIADTAGEVPVLVDNTFATPVLQRPAEHGATLVLHSATKYLGGHGDVMGGVVAADRAWVERLRQVRALTGGLLHPMAAYLLHRGLRTLPLRVRAQQATAAALAERLRSHPAVAAVHYPGLPGQDPTGLLGRQLEGPGSIIALDLVGGYDAAARFTKSCELVTHAVSLGGVDSLVQHPASLTHRPVAGEAKPGAGIVRLAIGLEHVDDLTNDLMAALDAAAELGGLDRVIATASMTMAAD from the coding sequence ATGCAGACATCGTCGTCGCACCTCGAGACCCGCGCCGTCCACGGCGGCATGACGGGTGTTCGAGAGAGCGGATCCCATGTGCCCGTCATCGACTTCTCGACCACGAACCCCCTCGGCGACGTCGAGACCGGTGGTGCCTCCTACGAGGAACTCGCGACCGGACACGACCTCGGCGAGGGCAGCTCGGCAGTGTACCAGCGGCTCTGGCAGCCAGGGGTCGCCCGATTCGAGGAGTCGCTCGCCGGGCTCGAGGGCACCGAGGGCGCGGTGGCGTTCGCAAGCGGCATGGCGGCACTCGCCGCGACGCTCATCGCCACGGCCTCGTCGGGCCGGCCCCACGTCGTCGCGGTGCGCCCGCTGTACGGCGGCACCGACCACGTGCTCGCGAGCGGGCTGCTCGGCACCGAGGTCACGTGGACGGATGCCGACGGCATCTCGGCTGCCATCCGCCCCGACACCGGGCTCATCGTCATCGAGACGCCCGCGAACCCGACGCTCGAACTGCTCGACATCCGGGCGATCGCGGATACTGCGGGCGAAGTGCCGGTGCTCGTCGACAACACCTTCGCCACGCCGGTGTTGCAGCGCCCCGCCGAGCATGGGGCGACGCTCGTGCTGCACAGCGCCACCAAGTACCTCGGCGGGCACGGCGACGTCATGGGCGGCGTCGTCGCCGCCGACCGGGCCTGGGTCGAGCGGCTGCGGCAGGTTCGCGCCCTCACCGGCGGCCTGTTGCATCCGATGGCCGCCTACCTCCTGCATCGCGGTCTCCGCACCCTGCCGCTGCGCGTCCGTGCACAGCAGGCGACTGCGGCAGCGCTCGCCGAACGCCTCCGCTCCCACCCGGCGGTGGCGGCCGTGCACTACCCGGGCCTGCCCGGCCAGGACCCGACCGGCCTGCTCGGCCGTCAGTTGGAAGGCCCCGGCTCGATCATCGCGCTCGACCTCGTCGGCGGCTACGACGCGGCGGCACGGTTCACGAAGTCGTGCGAACTCGTCACGCACGCCGTCTCGCTCGGCGGCGTCGACTCGCTCGTGCAGCATCCGGCCTCGCTCACCCACCGGCCGGTCGCCGGCGAGGCGAAACCCGGCGCGGGCATCGTGCGACTCGCGATCGGCCTCGAGCACGTCGACGACCTCACGAACGACCTCATGGCCGCGCTCGACGCCGCTGCCGAACTCGGCGGGCTCGATCGCGTCATCGCGACGGCATCGATGACGATGGCCGCAGACTGA
- a CDS encoding globin domain-containing protein has product MLSEKSRPVIEATLPVIAGRIAEITPKFYDRLFTAHPELLDGMFSRANQNNGTQQRALAGSIAAFASHLIANPGTLPEAVLSRIAHKHAALGIPESGYPIVYEHLFAAIAEDLGDAGTPEVVEAWTEVYWLMADALIKIERGLYARQANDEMWTPWRVTAKEAAGVGSITFRLTPANDTPVTRATPGQYVSVRVRLDDGLSQARQYSLSDLVDSLTDRVFTTKLDEGGEVSPHLHRSVMVGDVVELSNPYGDIEFDDSDGPIVLATAGIGCTPSASILQSLAQRASDRRVLVLHAEQRAENWALGHQMRSAVEQLPNADLQLWLEEAATETGAESGFMDLEGVALPTGAKLFLCGPVPFMRSIRSQAISAGIPATDIHYEVFGPDVWLAA; this is encoded by the coding sequence ACTGCTCGACGGGATGTTCAGCCGTGCCAACCAGAACAACGGCACGCAGCAGCGGGCACTCGCCGGCAGCATCGCCGCCTTCGCATCGCACCTGATCGCGAACCCGGGCACCCTGCCCGAGGCGGTGCTGTCGCGGATCGCGCACAAGCACGCCGCGCTCGGCATCCCGGAATCCGGATACCCGATCGTCTACGAGCACCTGTTCGCGGCGATCGCGGAGGATCTGGGCGATGCCGGCACACCCGAGGTCGTCGAGGCCTGGACCGAGGTGTACTGGCTGATGGCCGACGCCCTCATCAAGATCGAGCGGGGCCTCTACGCGCGGCAGGCGAACGACGAGATGTGGACTCCGTGGCGAGTCACCGCCAAAGAGGCCGCAGGAGTCGGCTCCATCACCTTCCGGCTGACGCCGGCGAACGACACTCCGGTCACCCGTGCAACTCCGGGGCAGTACGTCTCCGTGCGTGTGCGGCTCGACGACGGTCTGAGCCAAGCTCGCCAGTACTCGCTGTCGGATCTCGTGGATTCGCTCACCGACCGGGTGTTCACCACCAAGCTCGACGAAGGCGGAGAAGTCTCCCCGCACCTGCACCGATCCGTGATGGTCGGCGACGTCGTCGAACTGTCCAACCCGTACGGCGACATCGAATTCGATGACTCCGACGGACCGATCGTGCTCGCAACGGCAGGCATCGGCTGCACTCCGAGCGCATCGATCCTGCAGTCCCTCGCGCAACGGGCATCGGACCGCCGGGTGCTCGTGCTCCACGCAGAGCAGCGCGCCGAGAACTGGGCGCTCGGGCACCAGATGCGCTCAGCGGTCGAGCAGTTGCCGAACGCCGACCTGCAGTTGTGGCTGGAGGAGGCCGCGACCGAGACGGGCGCCGAGTCCGGCTTCATGGACCTGGAAGGCGTCGCACTGCCGACCGGCGCGAAGCTCTTCCTGTGCGGGCCGGTGCCGTTCATGCGGTCCATCCGGTCGCAGGCCATCAGTGCAGGCATCCCCGCCACCGACATCCACTACGAGGTGTTCGGTCCAGACGTCTGGCTGGCGGCGTAA
- a CDS encoding Lrp/AsnC family transcriptional regulator, translating to MAQKPELDRVDRALLQALSTNARASGAALAAEVGVAESTVSLRLRRLQTLGTVRGYRVEVDLASLGVSLQALIAIRLVKHDRNEIDAFRQAVPHLPGVIGVFHMAGAEDYLIHVAARDAEELREFVLAYLTGHPAVAHTETNLIFEHADGDGWNKLVG from the coding sequence GTGGCGCAGAAGCCGGAACTCGACCGCGTCGACCGGGCACTGCTGCAGGCCCTCTCGACGAACGCACGTGCCTCGGGTGCGGCTCTCGCCGCCGAGGTGGGCGTCGCGGAGTCCACCGTATCGCTCAGACTGCGTCGGCTGCAGACGCTCGGCACGGTGCGCGGGTACCGAGTCGAGGTCGATCTCGCCTCGCTCGGGGTTTCTCTGCAGGCCCTCATCGCGATCCGGCTCGTCAAGCACGACCGCAACGAGATCGACGCGTTCCGCCAGGCGGTGCCGCATCTGCCCGGCGTGATCGGCGTCTTCCACATGGCGGGTGCCGAAGATTACCTGATCCACGTCGCGGCACGCGATGCCGAAGAGCTGCGGGAGTTCGTGCTCGCCTACCTCACGGGGCATCCGGCCGTCGCGCACACCGAGACCAACCTCATCTTCGAGCACGCCGACGGCGACGGCTGGAACAAGCTCGTCGGCTGA
- a CDS encoding MFS transporter, whose product MTRRPARPKLFTRAFVALGVAELCYFTADGIAIFVLPLYVTGPIGGDVAWAGLTFGAFALTALVLRPLAGRLADDIGRRPLLIGGAVIAAVSLGLTAVADDLITVIVLRLLAGVAEAAFFVAVFAALADLAPEERLGEALSYNSLGLYLGIALGPLSGDALVAIGGYAAAWVGGAALAALAAALAFLVGETRERAAPAESVRHLIHRPALPIALGFLTSLVAMGGFLAFASLHAVQVGLETPSLALFSYGGVVVVCRIVFARVPDRLPPLALGAAALATIGLGLVIAASWSSPAGLIAGAAVTAVGVAFSTPAFFAAIFATASPAQRGVASGTASAAIDLGLGIGPIMLGFVADAAGIPWAFGVGAAVAVAGAVWTLTLRRSSTSPARRVAS is encoded by the coding sequence ATGACCCGTCGCCCGGCGAGGCCGAAACTGTTCACGCGCGCGTTCGTCGCGCTGGGAGTCGCCGAGCTCTGCTACTTCACGGCAGACGGCATCGCGATCTTCGTGCTCCCGCTCTACGTCACCGGCCCGATCGGCGGCGACGTGGCATGGGCCGGGTTGACGTTCGGTGCCTTCGCGCTGACGGCACTCGTGCTGCGACCGCTCGCTGGACGACTCGCCGACGACATCGGTCGCCGCCCCCTCCTCATCGGTGGAGCCGTGATCGCTGCGGTCAGCCTGGGGCTGACCGCTGTCGCCGACGACCTCATCACGGTCATCGTGCTGAGGCTCCTCGCGGGCGTCGCCGAAGCAGCCTTCTTCGTGGCCGTATTCGCCGCGCTCGCCGACCTCGCACCTGAAGAGCGACTCGGCGAGGCGTTGTCGTACAACTCCCTCGGGCTCTATCTCGGCATCGCGCTCGGCCCGCTGTCGGGCGACGCGCTCGTCGCCATCGGCGGGTACGCAGCGGCCTGGGTCGGCGGCGCCGCACTCGCCGCGCTCGCGGCGGCGCTCGCGTTCCTCGTCGGAGAGACGCGGGAACGGGCCGCACCCGCCGAATCCGTCCGCCATCTGATTCACCGGCCTGCGCTCCCGATCGCACTGGGATTCCTCACCTCGCTCGTCGCGATGGGCGGGTTTCTGGCCTTCGCATCGCTCCACGCCGTGCAGGTGGGTCTCGAGACACCGAGTCTGGCGTTGTTCAGCTACGGCGGCGTCGTGGTCGTCTGTCGCATCGTGTTCGCACGGGTCCCCGACCGGCTGCCGCCGCTCGCGCTGGGGGCTGCCGCGCTCGCGACGATCGGCTTGGGCCTCGTGATCGCCGCCTCGTGGTCGTCACCCGCGGGACTCATCGCCGGTGCAGCAGTCACCGCGGTCGGGGTGGCATTCAGCACACCGGCATTCTTCGCGGCGATCTTCGCCACCGCATCGCCTGCGCAGCGCGGCGTGGCATCGGGCACCGCAAGCGCGGCGATCGATCTCGGCCTCGGGATCGGCCCGATCATGCTCGGATTCGTCGCCGACGCCGCCGGCATCCCGTGGGCGTTCGGCGTCGGGGCCGCCGTGGCCGTCGCGGGCGCGGTCTGGACGCTCACGCTGCGACGAAGCAGCACGTCGCCTGCACGACGAGTGGCCTCCTGA